A genomic region of Gemmatimonadales bacterium contains the following coding sequences:
- a CDS encoding TlpA family protein disulfide reductase has product MSGSRLFSGLLFAASLGVGVLAAQEEGGMPPSIGAEGYGWQLTTTAGTVVSLEAWRGRVVVLNLWATWCRPCVTELPSLMALRDSLAETDVVFAAVSAEAPATVQRFVRAQRIDLPIYLERSRMPESLSVLALPTTLVIDREGRIVLHRRGAAEWNKPSVVQFVREIARRGS; this is encoded by the coding sequence GTGTCCGGTAGCCGATTGTTTTCCGGGCTGCTGTTTGCCGCGTCGCTGGGCGTCGGTGTGCTGGCCGCGCAGGAAGAGGGTGGAATGCCTCCCTCGATCGGCGCCGAGGGCTACGGCTGGCAGCTGACGACCACGGCCGGAACCGTCGTCAGCCTCGAGGCGTGGCGCGGTCGCGTCGTGGTTCTCAACCTCTGGGCTACCTGGTGCCGGCCGTGTGTCACCGAGCTGCCGTCGCTCATGGCGCTGCGAGACTCGCTTGCCGAGACCGACGTTGTCTTTGCCGCAGTGTCGGCGGAGGCTCCGGCAACCGTCCAGCGGTTTGTGCGGGCACAACGAATCGACCTGCCGATCTACCTGGAACGAAGTCGAATGCCGGAGTCGCTCAGTGTGCTGGCGCTGCCCACCACGCTGGTGATCGATCGTGAGGGACGCATCGTGCTTCACCGCCGCGGTGCCGCAGAATGGAACAAGCCGTCGGTGGTGCAGTTCGTCCGGGAGATTGCCCGGCGGGGCTCGTGA
- a CDS encoding TonB-dependent receptor produces MKGVWWSALLWAGLALGSLEAQSIVAGVVRSKGLPVEGAGVSIGTTRVVTDATGRFRLTVLVSGPVSLRVAAIGYKSTVRSLTIGTATDALVIELEENARELDPVVVTGTRRETRLSESPVKVEVVSARFLERNLTNNLMESLQTLTGISQQIDCGVCYTNSIRINGMEGPYTAVLIDGAPIMSSLATVYGLNGIHPALVEQVEIIRGPASTLYGSEAMGGVINVITKDPRFAPRSSLTLSASTDRELSTDFAVSSHRGEVRTLLSGSVAHNRYRFDRNADGFTDIPVMSRIALFNKWSFGPASYRKADLAAKLYFEDRFGGQLDWARRDRGGSRIYGEQVDTRRVELIGAVHPALLGQGLRFDWSGSWHDQDSYYGTMPYRASQLTGFGQLQYARAVGEQANLVAGAGVRYLRYDDETPATLEADVRVVPGVFAQLEQPLGNVTLLGGLRVDRHGAHGLILSPRASAKLDLGDASALRLNLATGFRVVNLFTEDHAALTGARTVVIAEQLDPERSATGTLSATHTAAVGDYAVTLDLDAFYTRFSNRILPDYDSDPDLILYRNLRGHAVTRGISATVTFAPGEVFPLSFKLGGTAMDAFEENERVRSDLVFAPSFKGEATVSGEIAPIRLTLDWTARLVGPMALPSFPDRPDRSPWYSEHNVQLTRAVGLNSFLLFGIRNLLGYRQPSPLVRPDDPFGPDFDTSYVYGPIQGRRAWMAVQWNVPR; encoded by the coding sequence GTGAAGGGCGTGTGGTGGAGTGCATTGCTGTGGGCGGGCTTGGCGCTTGGATCTCTCGAGGCGCAGTCGATCGTGGCTGGCGTGGTCCGGTCGAAAGGGCTCCCAGTCGAAGGCGCAGGTGTGTCGATCGGTACGACCCGGGTCGTGACCGACGCAACGGGGCGATTTCGCCTGACCGTACTCGTGTCGGGTCCGGTGTCGCTGCGGGTTGCCGCGATCGGCTACAAGTCGACGGTTCGGTCCCTCACGATCGGCACCGCGACCGACGCCCTGGTGATCGAGCTCGAGGAGAACGCCCGTGAGCTCGACCCCGTGGTGGTCACCGGCACGCGACGCGAAACGCGGCTCTCGGAGTCTCCTGTCAAGGTCGAGGTCGTCTCGGCCCGATTTCTCGAGCGAAACCTGACCAACAATCTGATGGAGTCGCTGCAGACGCTGACCGGCATTTCCCAGCAGATCGACTGCGGCGTCTGCTACACCAACAGCATCCGCATCAACGGGATGGAAGGGCCGTACACGGCGGTACTGATCGACGGTGCGCCGATCATGAGCTCCCTCGCAACGGTCTACGGTCTCAACGGCATTCACCCGGCCCTGGTCGAACAGGTCGAGATCATTCGCGGTCCGGCCTCGACCCTGTACGGCAGCGAGGCCATGGGTGGCGTCATCAACGTGATTACCAAGGACCCGCGCTTTGCGCCCCGGTCGAGCCTGACGCTCAGTGCCAGCACGGATCGCGAACTCAGCACCGACTTTGCGGTGTCATCCCACCGCGGTGAGGTGCGCACCTTGCTGAGCGGAAGCGTAGCGCACAACCGGTACCGCTTCGATCGGAATGCCGACGGGTTTACCGATATTCCGGTGATGAGCCGTATTGCGCTCTTCAACAAGTGGTCGTTCGGCCCCGCCAGCTACCGCAAGGCCGATCTGGCGGCCAAGCTGTACTTCGAGGATCGCTTCGGCGGGCAGCTCGACTGGGCCCGGCGCGACCGCGGGGGCAGCCGGATCTACGGTGAACAGGTCGATACCAGGCGAGTAGAACTGATTGGTGCGGTGCATCCTGCCTTGCTGGGCCAGGGTCTGCGCTTCGACTGGTCCGGAAGCTGGCACGACCAGGACAGCTACTACGGCACGATGCCGTATCGTGCCTCGCAACTCACCGGGTTCGGGCAGCTGCAGTACGCCCGGGCCGTCGGTGAGCAGGCAAACCTGGTTGCCGGCGCAGGGGTGCGCTACCTCCGCTACGACGACGAGACCCCTGCGACTTTGGAGGCGGATGTCCGGGTCGTGCCCGGCGTCTTTGCTCAGCTCGAGCAGCCCCTTGGAAACGTGACCCTCCTGGGTGGTCTCCGGGTGGATCGGCATGGTGCGCATGGCCTGATACTGTCGCCTCGCGCCAGCGCCAAGCTGGACCTTGGTGACGCATCGGCCCTTCGCCTCAACCTGGCCACCGGGTTTCGGGTCGTCAACCTCTTTACCGAAGATCACGCGGCGCTGACGGGCGCGCGCACGGTCGTCATTGCGGAGCAGCTCGATCCGGAGCGGAGTGCGACCGGAACCCTCAGCGCCACCCACACCGCGGCGGTGGGGGACTATGCGGTCACCCTCGACTTAGATGCGTTCTACACCAGGTTCAGCAATCGGATTCTGCCGGACTACGACAGCGATCCGGACCTGATTCTGTACCGCAACCTTCGCGGACACGCGGTCACCCGCGGCATCTCCGCGACCGTCACCTTCGCTCCCGGCGAGGTTTTTCCCCTTTCGTTCAAACTCGGCGGGACTGCGATGGACGCCTTCGAGGAGAACGAGCGGGTCCGCAGCGACCTCGTCTTTGCCCCATCGTTCAAGGGCGAGGCAACCGTTTCCGGTGAGATCGCACCGATCAGGCTCACGCTCGACTGGACTGCCCGGCTGGTGGGGCCGATGGCGTTACCGTCCTTTCCTGATCGCCCCGACCGGTCGCCCTGGTACTCGGAGCACAACGTTCAGCTGACCCGGGCGGTCGGGCTCAACTCGTTCCTGCTGTTCGGAATTCGCAATCTGCTTGGCTATCGGCAGCCCAGTCCGCTGGTACGGCCAGACGACCCGTTCGGCCCGGATTTCGATACCAGCTACGTCTATGGCCCGATTCAGGGCCGCCGCGCCTGGATGGCCGTTCAGTGGAACGTGCCTCGGTGA
- a CDS encoding adenine nucleotide alpha hydrolase: MSIALSWSSGKDAAWALHLLRQQGHDVSMLITTVTRDFDRVAIHGVRRSVLRQQAARVDLPLLEVELPWPCSNDLYEFAMGAALARLKEREDISAVAFGDLFLADVRIYRERLLAPHGLEPLFPLWGMRTDLLMRNMIRAGVVANVVSLDPAKVPSRFAGWAIDRSFLDALPPEVDPCGENGEFHTVVSDGPMFASPVPLIPGEIVERDGFVFADFRTTAVPE; this comes from the coding sequence ATGAGCATTGCGCTGTCGTGGAGCAGTGGAAAGGACGCGGCGTGGGCCCTGCATCTGCTGAGGCAGCAGGGCCACGACGTGTCGATGCTGATTACGACGGTCACCCGGGATTTCGACCGGGTGGCCATCCATGGGGTACGTCGCAGCGTGCTGCGGCAGCAGGCGGCCCGGGTCGACCTGCCCCTCCTCGAGGTCGAGCTTCCCTGGCCGTGCTCCAATGACCTGTACGAGTTTGCGATGGGGGCGGCCCTGGCCCGTCTCAAGGAGCGCGAGGACATTTCGGCCGTTGCGTTCGGCGACCTGTTCCTGGCAGACGTACGCATCTACCGCGAGCGCCTGTTGGCGCCCCACGGGCTGGAGCCCCTCTTTCCCCTCTGGGGCATGCGCACCGATCTGCTGATGCGCAACATGATCCGGGCGGGTGTCGTTGCCAATGTGGTGTCCCTCGACCCTGCGAAGGTGCCGAGCCGGTTTGCCGGCTGGGCTATCGATCGCTCCTTCCTGGATGCGCTGCCGCCCGAGGTGGACCCGTGCGGAGAGAACGGCGAGTTTCACACCGTCGTTTCCGACGGGCCAATGTTTGCGAGTCCGGTACCGCTGATACCGGGCGAGATCGTCGAACGAGACGGTTTCGTCTTTGCCGACTTCCGTACCACGGCCGTACCGGAGTAA
- a CDS encoding metal-dependent transcriptional regulator gives MTAADAREPLTRSIEDYLKAIYSLSSADASVGTNDLASHLNLTPASVSGMIKRLSGQGLVEHLPYRGARLTDEGRLLALRMLRRHRLIEAYLVAFLGYTWDTVHEEAERLEHAVSDELVERMAHALGNPRVDPHGDPIPDADGTIADFIHVPLVDIEPGETVTIARVDSRDEGRLRFLAVEGLVPGTELTVVDCYPYGGPVAVRIGTDERMVGRELAGMILCTRDVEGEGRVR, from the coding sequence ATGACCGCTGCCGACGCGCGAGAACCGCTGACCCGCTCGATCGAAGACTATCTCAAGGCGATCTACAGCCTGTCCTCGGCCGACGCCTCGGTGGGCACCAACGACCTGGCGTCTCATCTCAACCTGACCCCGGCCTCCGTCAGTGGCATGATCAAACGGCTGTCGGGGCAGGGGCTGGTAGAACATCTGCCCTACCGCGGTGCCAGGCTGACTGACGAGGGCCGCCTGCTGGCGTTACGCATGCTGCGCAGGCATCGACTCATCGAGGCCTATCTCGTGGCGTTTCTCGGCTACACCTGGGACACGGTGCACGAGGAGGCCGAGCGGCTCGAGCACGCCGTCAGCGACGAGCTGGTCGAGCGGATGGCGCATGCCCTCGGCAATCCGCGGGTCGATCCCCACGGCGACCCGATTCCCGACGCCGATGGCACCATCGCCGACTTCATCCATGTGCCCCTGGTCGACATCGAACCTGGCGAAACAGTCACGATCGCGCGAGTCGACAGCCGGGATGAGGGTCGTCTTCGTTTTCTGGCAGTCGAGGGCCTGGTGCCAGGTACGGAGCTGACGGTAGTCGACTGCTATCCCTACGGCGGGCCGGTGGCCGTACGAATCGGTACGGATGAGCGGATGGTCGGGCGGGAGCTGGCTGGGATGATCCTCTGTACCCGGGACGTCGAGGGTGAGGGTCGTGTCCGGTAG
- a CDS encoding DUF1289 domain-containing protein: MIPSPCRQICVLGRDNHCDGCGRSLDEVRRWLSMSPMERQIVMARVASWTPRPSDR, translated from the coding sequence GTGATTCCGTCTCCCTGCCGTCAGATCTGCGTTCTGGGCCGCGACAATCATTGCGACGGTTGTGGCCGGTCGCTCGATGAAGTCCGGCGCTGGCTCAGCATGAGTCCGATGGAGCGCCAGATCGTGATGGCTCGGGTTGCGAGTTGGACTCCCCGCCCTTCGGACCGCTAG
- a CDS encoding metal-dependent transcriptional regulator has translation MVSPLEALAWFAGLLVVVAAIAWPRRGLVAQWVRFRRTTERVRIEDALKHLVNCELSERPASLASLAGMLEISTSKAHLLIARLAGLDLARSEPTGIVLTESGRAYALRILRTHRLLERYYADRTGASPADWHDLAETAEHVLSEDDVEALAARMGHPVYDPHGDPIPTAAGTLPPNEGVALVTLQPGQTGTVVHVEDEPVSVYRELLSLGIDVAVPITLVRSEPNRVEILVAGEPRQIDPLMASAVSVVHRAADDAQSSFERLDTLRPGEAAEVVQIAAAVQGPQRRRLLDLGLLPGTAVTAELRSAAGDPTAYRIRGALIALRRAQAHAVFIRRVGEAAQ, from the coding sequence ATGGTTTCGCCTCTCGAGGCTCTCGCCTGGTTCGCCGGTCTTCTCGTTGTCGTTGCCGCGATTGCGTGGCCGCGCCGCGGTCTGGTTGCCCAGTGGGTTCGTTTTCGGCGAACCACGGAACGGGTGCGGATCGAGGATGCGCTCAAGCATCTCGTCAATTGCGAGCTGAGCGAGCGGCCGGCGTCGCTGGCCAGCTTGGCAGGGATGCTGGAGATCTCGACGAGTAAGGCCCATCTCCTGATTGCGCGCCTGGCAGGCCTCGATCTGGCGCGTTCCGAACCGACCGGCATCGTCCTGACCGAGAGCGGACGTGCCTACGCGTTGCGAATTCTGCGGACACACCGTCTGTTGGAACGCTACTACGCCGACCGGACCGGTGCGTCACCGGCCGATTGGCACGACCTTGCTGAGACGGCCGAGCATGTGCTGTCGGAAGATGACGTAGAGGCGCTCGCTGCCCGGATGGGTCACCCCGTCTACGATCCCCACGGCGATCCGATTCCGACCGCTGCGGGAACCCTGCCGCCCAACGAGGGGGTGGCTTTGGTGACGCTGCAGCCCGGTCAGACCGGCACCGTGGTGCACGTTGAAGATGAGCCCGTGTCTGTCTATCGAGAGCTTCTCAGCCTGGGCATCGACGTCGCCGTGCCCATTACGCTGGTCCGCAGCGAACCGAACCGGGTCGAGATCCTGGTTGCCGGCGAGCCGCGACAGATCGATCCGCTGATGGCCTCGGCCGTTTCCGTGGTTCACCGCGCAGCTGACGACGCCCAGTCGAGCTTCGAGCGACTCGATACCTTGCGCCCCGGCGAAGCGGCCGAGGTGGTTCAGATTGCCGCGGCGGTCCAGGGCCCCCAGCGACGGCGCTTGCTCGACTTGGGCCTGCTTCCGGGAACGGCCGTCACGGCGGAGTTGCGGAGCGCCGCAGGCGACCCGACTGCGTACCGGATTCGCGGCGCACTGATCGCGCTCAGACGAGCCCAGGCGCATGCGGTCTTCATCCGCCGTGTCGGGGAGGCTGCGCAATGA
- the feoB gene encoding ferrous iron transport protein B: MSSLTAIKKRLAPSLRRGELVQLGGLSGKWDYLVALAGNPNTGKSTVFNAVTGLRQHTGNWPGKTVTRAEGTFENHGKRVRIIDLPGTYSLQAGSTDEEVARDFLLFGRPDVTIVVLDATRLERNLNLTLQVLEITDRVVVCLNLMDEARRHGIAVDPAKLEAELGVPVVPTSARRGEGIDALLEAVHQVASGARRTSPFRIQQHPPQVEAAISALVPLISAAFPSLPNIRWVALRLLNADQRVLDAVRSGEIGALASGEWRATSALPDVVPDELSEAQQHLLDAVAAERWRLSPDFHDAVTASVYDAAESITSRAVLTGGKKAKFNIDRTLDYLLTSRWFGFPMMLAILMVVFWLTISGSNVPSQALATLLIDGGHPWIKGLMEGIAAPWWLTGFLVDGVYLATAWVVSVMLPPMAIFFPLFTLLEDFGYLPRVAFNLDRYFHRAGAHGKQALTMCMGFGCNAAGVVATRIIDSPRERLVAILTNNFSLCNGRWPTQILIASIFLGALAPAHLAGLVSASAVVGIALLGIFFMFLASWLLTRTVLKGEATTFSLELPPYRPPRLLQTLYTSLIDRTLIVLWRAVLFAAPAGAVIWLISNLQIGGESIASHLVTGLDPFGLLIGLNGVILLAYIVAVPANEIVIPSILMLTVLTGKMVGLGAGDGVMFELENPGEVGDLLRAAGWTTLTGLNVMLFSLLHNPCSTTIYTIYKETRSWQWTALAALLPLMLGFTVCFLVAQIWRLVS; the protein is encoded by the coding sequence ATGAGTTCGCTGACGGCGATCAAGAAGCGCCTGGCCCCGTCGCTTCGCCGCGGAGAGCTGGTCCAGCTCGGCGGTCTCTCCGGCAAGTGGGACTATCTCGTCGCGCTCGCCGGCAATCCCAATACCGGCAAGAGCACCGTTTTCAACGCGGTGACCGGCTTGCGCCAGCATACCGGGAACTGGCCGGGCAAGACCGTGACCCGTGCCGAAGGAACCTTCGAGAACCATGGCAAGCGGGTTCGGATCATCGATCTGCCAGGAACCTATTCGCTGCAGGCCGGCAGCACCGACGAAGAGGTTGCCCGCGACTTCCTCCTGTTCGGTCGCCCCGATGTCACCATCGTCGTGCTTGACGCGACCCGGCTCGAACGGAACCTCAATCTGACCCTGCAGGTACTCGAGATCACCGACCGCGTCGTTGTCTGCCTCAACCTGATGGACGAGGCCCGCCGGCACGGTATTGCGGTCGATCCGGCCAAGCTCGAAGCCGAGCTGGGCGTGCCCGTCGTGCCAACATCCGCCCGTCGTGGCGAGGGCATCGACGCCCTGCTCGAGGCGGTGCATCAGGTTGCCTCGGGAGCTCGACGGACCTCACCGTTTCGGATTCAGCAGCATCCGCCCCAGGTCGAGGCGGCCATTAGTGCGCTGGTTCCGCTCATTTCCGCCGCGTTCCCGTCGCTGCCCAACATCCGCTGGGTTGCGCTTCGCCTCTTGAACGCCGACCAGCGGGTTCTGGACGCGGTCCGATCCGGCGAAATCGGTGCCCTGGCCAGCGGCGAGTGGCGCGCAACCTCGGCGCTGCCAGACGTCGTTCCTGACGAGCTTTCGGAAGCGCAGCAGCACCTGCTCGATGCGGTTGCCGCGGAGCGTTGGCGGTTGAGTCCGGACTTCCACGATGCGGTAACGGCCAGCGTCTATGACGCGGCGGAGAGTATCACATCGCGGGCGGTCCTGACCGGCGGCAAGAAGGCCAAGTTCAACATCGATCGGACCCTGGACTACCTGCTGACCAGCCGCTGGTTCGGCTTTCCCATGATGCTGGCGATCCTGATGGTCGTCTTCTGGCTGACCATCAGCGGCTCGAATGTGCCCTCGCAGGCACTGGCAACGCTGCTGATCGATGGCGGGCATCCCTGGATCAAGGGCTTGATGGAGGGGATTGCCGCTCCATGGTGGCTGACCGGGTTTCTGGTCGATGGCGTCTACCTGGCAACCGCCTGGGTCGTCAGCGTCATGCTACCGCCGATGGCCATCTTCTTTCCGCTGTTTACGCTGCTCGAAGACTTCGGCTACCTGCCGAGAGTGGCCTTCAACCTCGATCGCTACTTTCACCGAGCCGGTGCGCACGGTAAGCAGGCGCTGACCATGTGCATGGGCTTCGGCTGCAATGCGGCGGGCGTGGTCGCGACTCGGATCATCGACAGCCCGCGCGAGCGCCTGGTCGCCATTCTGACCAATAATTTCTCACTCTGCAACGGGCGCTGGCCCACCCAGATCCTGATCGCGTCGATCTTTCTCGGCGCTCTTGCTCCAGCGCACTTGGCGGGCCTGGTCTCCGCGTCGGCGGTGGTCGGCATCGCGCTGCTCGGAATCTTCTTCATGTTCCTGGCCTCGTGGTTGCTCACCCGTACCGTGCTCAAAGGCGAAGCAACCACCTTCAGTCTCGAGTTACCGCCGTACCGCCCGCCGCGGCTGCTCCAGACCCTGTACACCTCGCTGATCGATCGCACCCTGATCGTGCTGTGGCGGGCCGTCCTGTTTGCGGCGCCTGCGGGTGCCGTGATCTGGCTGATCTCGAACCTCCAGATCGGTGGCGAGAGCATTGCCTCGCATCTGGTGACCGGGCTCGATCCGTTCGGACTCCTGATTGGTTTGAACGGTGTCATTCTGCTGGCGTACATCGTGGCGGTACCCGCAAACGAAATCGTGATTCCGAGCATCCTGATGCTCACCGTCCTGACCGGGAAGATGGTCGGCCTCGGCGCTGGCGATGGCGTCATGTTCGAGCTGGAGAATCCGGGCGAGGTCGGCGACCTGCTGCGTGCGGCGGGTTGGACCACGCTGACCGGTCTCAACGTGATGCTGTTCTCACTGCTCCATAATCCCTGCTCGACCACCATTTATACGATCTACAAGGAAACGCGCAGCTGGCAGTGGACCGCCCTGGCCGCGCTGCTGCCGCTGATGCTCGGTTTCACCGTCTGCTTCCTGGTCGCCCAGATCTGGCGACTGGTGAGCTGA